A single window of Vibrio stylophorae DNA harbors:
- a CDS encoding 2-dehydropantoate 2-reductase — translation MKIAIIGPGAIGSLFALTLDASGVQVALFQRQLGSVTRNYVGPLNLAKQSITFAHKRTDIAKADLVLCCVKAWQLSDALAQFSPYFHAKQPIILSHNGMGALSETHPLFTHHPIFALTTTHGAMLDAGELKHTGLGQCILGPLNPLAVTQQRIAQSLCEYLNHANMDAHVDLEIEQRLWQKLLINCIINPLTARDQCPNGALANPQYQDEIATLIKEAWQVTQREGLPWTPQAIDAQIMAVVKATAANFSSMNRDLANQRRTEIDAITGFLLQRGALHGVSLPHHQQLYHQIQSKECR, via the coding sequence ATGAAAATTGCGATCATCGGCCCCGGTGCCATCGGCTCTTTATTTGCACTCACCCTAGATGCAAGCGGTGTTCAAGTTGCACTTTTTCAGCGCCAGCTAGGTTCAGTAACGCGCAACTATGTTGGGCCACTCAACCTTGCAAAGCAAAGTATCACCTTTGCTCATAAGCGCACTGACATTGCCAAGGCAGATCTGGTGCTATGCTGCGTGAAAGCTTGGCAACTGTCCGATGCACTTGCGCAGTTTTCGCCCTATTTTCACGCCAAACAGCCCATCATCCTCAGCCATAATGGCATGGGCGCACTCAGCGAGACCCATCCACTTTTTACCCACCACCCTATTTTTGCGCTAACCACCACCCATGGTGCCATGCTTGATGCCGGTGAGTTGAAACACACAGGGTTGGGCCAGTGTATTTTAGGGCCACTCAATCCCTTAGCCGTGACTCAGCAAAGGATCGCACAATCACTGTGCGAATATCTCAACCACGCAAACATGGATGCCCATGTCGATCTTGAGATAGAGCAACGACTCTGGCAAAAACTGCTGATCAACTGCATCATCAACCCACTTACCGCACGTGATCAATGCCCAAATGGCGCACTGGCAAACCCGCAATATCAAGATGAAATAGCCACCTTGATTAAAGAAGCATGGCAAGTCACCCAACGCGAAGGCTTACCTTGGACCCCACAAGCCATCGATGCGCAAATCATGGCTGTGGTCAAAGCAACCGCAGCCAACTTTTCATCGATGAATCGTGACCTTGCCAATCAAAGGCGTACAGAAATCGATGCCATTACGGGCTTTTTGCTTCAACGCGGCGCATTGCATGGCGTATCATTGCCCCATCACCAGCAGCTCTATCACCAAATTCAATCTAAGGAGTGTCGATGA
- a CDS encoding methyltransferase, translating into MAASAPIFAPIGAPLYRYPKREQDTLQAWDAGDEYLLQYIQEQQLDISEEVWLLNDSFGALACALDKQTAKLRHIHDSHVSQLGTAYNREQSQSTQADFAFWDCLEPWQGTPSLVLMKLPKSQRLLTWQLMKLSQILPKDATLICAGKVKEIHSSTLALFEKHFGPTHTSLAQKKSRLIFSHNAKTQQQLPAPIRWSVPDYDFEMQNHANVFANTKLDIAAHLMLQHIPKDPSLKTIVDLGCGNGILSLQAARLNPQAQIIAVDESPMAVASAHLNADENLGPAHQVEARVNDCLSGFAPQSVDLVLCNPPFHQQNAITDHIAWQMFCDARHVLANEGKLIVIGNRHLGYHIKLKRLFGQVNTLASNGKFVILQASKRPQAKGN; encoded by the coding sequence ATGGCCGCTTCAGCCCCTATTTTTGCGCCAATCGGTGCACCGCTTTATCGTTATCCAAAGCGTGAGCAAGACACCTTACAAGCATGGGATGCGGGCGACGAATATCTGTTGCAATATATACAGGAGCAACAGCTCGATATCAGCGAAGAAGTTTGGCTACTCAACGACAGTTTTGGCGCCCTCGCCTGCGCGCTTGACAAGCAAACAGCTAAATTACGTCATATTCACGACAGCCATGTCAGCCAATTGGGTACGGCCTATAACCGTGAGCAAAGTCAATCAACACAAGCCGATTTTGCCTTTTGGGACTGCCTTGAGCCTTGGCAAGGAACACCATCGCTGGTGCTGATGAAGCTGCCTAAAAGTCAGCGTTTACTCACTTGGCAGTTGATGAAACTCAGCCAAATCCTACCTAAAGACGCCACCCTGATCTGCGCAGGAAAGGTTAAAGAGATTCACAGCAGCACCTTGGCTCTTTTTGAAAAACATTTTGGCCCAACGCACACCAGCCTAGCGCAAAAAAAATCGCGTCTCATTTTCAGCCATAATGCAAAAACGCAGCAGCAACTACCAGCACCTATCCGCTGGTCTGTGCCGGATTATGATTTTGAAATGCAAAACCACGCCAATGTGTTTGCCAATACGAAACTCGACATTGCCGCGCACTTAATGCTGCAACACATTCCGAAAGATCCCAGTCTAAAAACCATCGTTGATCTCGGTTGTGGTAATGGCATTTTGAGCTTGCAAGCCGCTCGCTTAAATCCGCAAGCACAGATCATTGCAGTTGATGAAAGCCCCATGGCGGTAGCCTCAGCTCATCTCAATGCCGATGAAAATTTAGGACCAGCGCACCAAGTTGAAGCGCGCGTGAATGATTGTTTAAGTGGTTTTGCGCCGCAAAGTGTTGACCTCGTCTTGTGCAATCCTCCATTTCACCAACAAAACGCCATCACGGACCATATCGCTTGGCAGATGTTCTGTGATGCTCGCCATGTTCTCGCAAATGAAGGCAAACTTATTGTGATCGGGAATCGTCATCTCGGTTACCATATCAAGCTAAAACGCTTGTTTGGCCAAGTGAACACCTTGGCATCCAATGGCAAATTCGTTATTTTGCAGGCATCGAAACGCCCACAGGCAAAAGGAAACTAA
- the thiI gene encoding tRNA uracil 4-sulfurtransferase ThiI produces the protein MKYIVKLHPEIIVKSDSVRKRFTKILESNLRNILKRQTDQVSVYNRWDHIAVFCKDPSQDAFVLQTLTNTPGIHHVLQVQQSEFTDLHDIYERTLALMGKDLEGKTFCVRAKRRGQHDFTSIEVERYVGGGLNQAIASASVKLKKPDVTVQLDIDYDKLNLIEARYQGLGGFPLGTQEDVLSLISGGFDSGVSSYMHIKRGSKVHYCFFNLGGAAHETGVKQVAHFLWNKFGSSAKVRFVSIDFEPVVAEILEKVDDGQMGVVLKRMFMRAGGMIAERFGIQALVTGEAIGQVSSQTLTNLRLIDNVTDTMILRPLITWDKQEIVDLARHIGTEDFAKTMPEYCGVISKKPTVKAVKGRIEAEEAKFDFAILEQVVDAARYMDIRDIEKQSLEDAPEVDEVAQIGSNEVILDIRSPDEEDENPLEIDGVEVKHLPFYKLATQFGDLDKEKTYLLYCERGVMSRLQALYLRDSGFTNVKVYRP, from the coding sequence ATGAAGTATATCGTTAAGCTCCATCCTGAAATCATCGTGAAAAGCGATTCAGTTCGTAAACGCTTTACCAAAATCTTGGAAAGCAACCTACGTAACATTCTTAAGCGCCAGACTGATCAAGTGAGTGTTTACAATCGCTGGGATCATATTGCTGTGTTCTGTAAAGACCCAAGTCAGGATGCCTTTGTACTTCAAACGCTAACAAACACGCCAGGGATTCACCATGTGTTGCAAGTGCAGCAAAGTGAATTCACGGATCTTCATGATATCTATGAGCGCACTTTGGCGCTGATGGGCAAAGATCTTGAAGGCAAAACTTTCTGTGTGCGCGCCAAGCGCCGTGGCCAGCATGATTTCACTTCGATTGAAGTTGAGCGCTATGTCGGTGGGGGTTTGAACCAAGCCATTGCCAGCGCCAGCGTTAAGCTGAAAAAACCTGATGTGACTGTTCAACTCGATATTGATTACGACAAACTCAATCTAATTGAGGCGCGTTATCAAGGTTTGGGTGGTTTCCCGCTTGGTACACAGGAAGATGTCTTGAGCTTGATCTCCGGTGGTTTTGACTCTGGTGTCTCAAGCTATATGCACATTAAGCGCGGTAGTAAGGTGCATTACTGCTTCTTTAATTTGGGCGGTGCGGCGCACGAAACAGGCGTCAAGCAAGTGGCGCACTTCCTTTGGAACAAATTTGGCTCTTCTGCCAAGGTCCGTTTTGTTAGCATCGATTTTGAACCCGTGGTCGCAGAGATCCTTGAAAAAGTCGATGATGGTCAAATGGGCGTGGTTCTTAAGCGCATGTTTATGCGCGCTGGTGGCATGATTGCCGAGCGTTTTGGTATTCAAGCCTTGGTGACGGGTGAAGCCATCGGTCAGGTATCAAGCCAAACTTTGACCAACTTGCGTTTGATTGACAACGTCACCGATACCATGATTTTGCGCCCACTGATCACTTGGGATAAACAAGAGATTGTCGATCTTGCTCGTCATATCGGTACTGAAGATTTTGCCAAGACCATGCCTGAATATTGCGGTGTGATCTCGAAAAAACCAACCGTGAAAGCGGTGAAAGGCCGAATTGAAGCTGAAGAAGCTAAATTTGATTTCGCGATTTTGGAGCAAGTGGTCGATGCAGCGCGCTACATGGACATTCGCGACATTGAAAAGCAAAGCTTAGAAGATGCGCCTGAAGTTGATGAAGTGGCACAAATTGGTAGCAATGAAGTGATTTTGGATATCCGTAGTCCAGATGAAGAAGACGAAAACCCATTGGAAATTGATGGTGTGGAAGTCAAACACTTGCCATTCTACAAATTAGCCACGCAATTTGGTGATTTGGATAAAGAGAAAACCTATCTGCTTTATTGTGAGCGTGGCGTAATGAGTCGCCTGCAAGCGCTTTACTTGCGTGATAGTGGCTTTACCAATGTGAAGGTATATCGCCCTTAA
- a CDS encoding NADH:ubiquinone reductase (Na(+)-transporting) subunit B has protein sequence MGLKTYLEKIEHHFEPGGKHERWFALYEAVATVLYTPGTVTKAGSHIRDSIDLKRIMIMVWFACFPAMFWGMYNTGNQAILALNHLYAGAQLQDIIAGNWHYTLTQFLGGSLSSDAGWISKMLLGATYFVPIYAVVFIVGGFWEVLFCMVRKHEVNEGFFVTSILFALIVPPTLPLWQAALGITFGVVVAKEIFGGTGRNFMNPALAGRAFLFFAYPAQISGDLVWTAADGYSGATALSQWAHGGQAEVINRITEQPITWMDAFIGNIPGSIGETSTLFILLGGLMIVAMGIASWRIIAGVMIGMIATATLFNVIGSDTNPMFNMHWYWHLVLGGFAFGMIFMATDPVSASFTNAGKWWYGALIGAMAVMIRVVNPAYPEGMMLAILFANLFAPLFDHAVVERNIKRRLARYGKE, from the coding sequence ATGGGTTTGAAGACATATCTTGAAAAAATCGAACATCACTTTGAACCAGGTGGTAAACACGAGCGTTGGTTTGCACTGTATGAAGCAGTGGCAACTGTGCTTTATACCCCAGGTACAGTGACCAAAGCTGGTTCACATATCCGTGACAGCATTGACTTGAAACGCATCATGATTATGGTGTGGTTTGCATGTTTCCCTGCGATGTTCTGGGGCATGTACAACACAGGTAACCAAGCAATTCTTGCATTGAACCACCTTTATGCAGGTGCGCAGCTGCAAGATATTATTGCGGGTAACTGGCATTACACGCTCACCCAATTCTTGGGTGGTAGCTTGAGCTCTGATGCAGGTTGGATCAGCAAAATGCTGCTGGGTGCAACTTACTTCGTGCCAATCTATGCCGTGGTATTTATTGTCGGCGGTTTCTGGGAAGTTCTGTTCTGCATGGTGCGTAAGCACGAAGTGAACGAAGGCTTCTTTGTGACCTCGATTCTGTTTGCATTGATCGTTCCGCCTACTTTGCCTCTTTGGCAAGCGGCACTGGGTATCACTTTTGGTGTGGTAGTTGCTAAAGAGATCTTTGGCGGTACCGGCCGCAACTTTATGAACCCTGCGCTGGCTGGTCGTGCATTCCTATTCTTTGCCTATCCGGCACAAATCTCTGGTGATTTGGTGTGGACTGCGGCTGATGGTTACTCAGGTGCGACTGCATTGAGCCAATGGGCTCACGGTGGTCAAGCTGAAGTGATCAACCGTATCACGGAACAGCCAATCACTTGGATGGATGCCTTTATCGGTAACATTCCAGGCTCAATTGGTGAAACATCAACCCTGTTCATTTTGCTTGGCGGTTTGATGATTGTCGCGATGGGTATCGCATCATGGCGCATTATTGCTGGCGTGATGATCGGTATGATTGCAACTGCAACGCTGTTCAACGTGATTGGTTCTGACACCAACCCAATGTTTAACATGCACTGGTACTGGCACCTTGTTTTGGGTGGTTTTGCCTTTGGTATGATTTTCATGGCAACTGATCCTGTGTCTGCTTCATTTACCAATGCCGGTAAGTGGTGGTACGGCGCTTTGATTGGTGCGATGGCAGTGATGATTCGCGTCGTTAACCCTGCATATCCAGAGGGCATGATGCTGGCAATTCTGTTTGCCAACCTATTTGCACCTCTATTTGACCACGCAGTGGTAGAACGCAACATTAAGCGGAGATTGGCACGCTATGGCAAAGAGTAA
- a CDS encoding DJ-1 family glyoxalase III, protein MTSNVLIIIAQGSEELETVTCQNLLLRAGFKVTTASADSEGAVQLRGARGLPMTADCPLVTVADNEYDCIVLPGGLPGADHLAASPLVQAILNQQYCDEKWVAAICASPALVIQPLDCFREAYKTSYPSTANLIPAHLYKTKRVMVDKNHRLITSQGPGTTMEFALEIIARLAGIEKAAAVAEPMCVLPNMTYSPQFMNDGKAAQLS, encoded by the coding sequence ATGACATCCAATGTTCTGATCATCATTGCCCAAGGCAGTGAAGAGCTTGAAACCGTCACCTGTCAAAATCTATTGCTTCGCGCTGGCTTTAAGGTCACCACCGCCAGCGCCGACAGTGAAGGCGCGGTGCAACTTCGCGGCGCACGTGGTTTACCTATGACAGCAGATTGCCCGCTGGTCACTGTCGCCGACAATGAATATGACTGCATTGTGCTGCCGGGCGGCTTGCCAGGCGCCGATCATTTGGCTGCGAGCCCTTTGGTGCAGGCGATTCTTAACCAGCAATATTGCGATGAAAAGTGGGTCGCTGCGATTTGTGCCAGTCCAGCACTGGTTATTCAGCCGCTTGATTGTTTTCGCGAGGCTTATAAAACCAGTTACCCAAGTACCGCCAATTTAATCCCTGCGCATCTGTATAAAACCAAACGCGTGATGGTGGATAAAAACCATCGCCTGATCACCAGTCAAGGTCCCGGCACCACCATGGAGTTTGCCCTTGAGATCATTGCTCGCTTAGCGGGCATTGAAAAAGCAGCCGCGGTTGCAGAGCCCATGTGTGTACTACCCAATATGACCTATTCACCGCAGTTTATGAATGATGGAAAAGCCGCTCAACTGAGCTAA
- a CDS encoding AmpG family muropeptide MFS transporter gives MSLSSNASHPWLQVFRSYLDIRLLWVFIFGCASGFPWVITSSAMVGWMNDAGLDRSTIAFFGIITVPYAINFLWAPLIDSLKLGRLNRWLGLRRSWIFVCQLIIAISTFALAGNDPATNLFLTGLCAFAVALCSATQDVAIDGFRIDLFNQFDQDKLPNASAMATIGWWVGYSIPGYVAFQYADSWSWHGVYLFFALLTVALILCNLLFIREPKTDREALQAKAKAHFDSLFDQGSRWDKVLRWLGVSFFEPFAEFFRRNGVKLALSLLLFVVLFKLGEAFLGRMSIQFYREVGFSNEDIGTYSKLYGGMLTIFFTLISSVFNTRFGIVRGLFIGGVAMAASNLMFAWLATVGEHASLFGFAISKTQALMLTLFVDNFTTAFSTVAFVAFISMLSGRAFSATQYALLASVGSFGRTVLASGSGYVVTWLDGQWAIFFVITALMVLPSLMLLFYMRAHFNKLATV, from the coding sequence GTGTCTCTCTCATCAAATGCTTCACACCCATGGCTTCAAGTCTTTCGTAGCTATTTAGATATTCGCTTACTCTGGGTGTTTATTTTTGGCTGTGCCAGTGGTTTTCCTTGGGTGATTACCAGCTCTGCCATGGTGGGATGGATGAATGACGCGGGACTTGACCGAAGTACCATCGCCTTTTTTGGCATCATCACAGTGCCCTACGCCATTAACTTTTTATGGGCGCCGCTGATTGATAGCTTAAAATTGGGTCGACTCAATCGCTGGCTCGGATTGCGCCGCAGCTGGATCTTTGTCTGCCAACTAATTATCGCAATCAGCACCTTTGCCCTTGCGGGCAATGATCCTGCCACGAATCTGTTTTTGACGGGTCTATGCGCGTTTGCAGTGGCGCTTTGCTCCGCAACGCAAGATGTTGCCATCGATGGCTTTCGCATCGATCTATTTAATCAGTTCGATCAAGATAAGCTGCCCAACGCTTCAGCGATGGCAACCATTGGTTGGTGGGTAGGTTATTCCATTCCAGGCTATGTGGCCTTTCAATACGCTGATAGCTGGAGCTGGCATGGTGTCTACCTTTTCTTTGCGCTGCTCACGGTAGCGCTGATTTTATGTAATTTGCTCTTTATTCGAGAGCCAAAGACCGATCGTGAAGCCTTGCAAGCAAAGGCTAAAGCGCATTTTGACAGTCTCTTTGACCAAGGTAGTCGCTGGGATAAAGTACTGCGCTGGCTGGGTGTAAGCTTCTTTGAGCCCTTTGCTGAGTTCTTTCGACGCAATGGTGTGAAATTGGCTCTGAGCTTATTGCTCTTTGTGGTGCTCTTTAAACTGGGCGAGGCCTTTTTGGGCCGAATGTCGATTCAGTTTTACCGTGAAGTTGGTTTTAGTAATGAAGATATTGGCACTTACAGCAAGCTCTATGGCGGTATGCTCACGATTTTCTTTACCCTCATCAGTAGTGTATTCAACACCCGCTTTGGTATTGTGCGCGGCTTGTTTATCGGTGGCGTCGCCATGGCCGCTAGTAATCTGATGTTTGCGTGGCTAGCCACCGTCGGTGAACATGCCAGCCTATTTGGTTTTGCCATCAGCAAAACCCAGGCGCTGATGCTGACACTTTTTGTCGATAACTTTACCACCGCCTTTTCCACTGTCGCCTTTGTTGCTTTTATTAGCATGCTCTCAGGGCGAGCCTTCTCTGCAACCCAATATGCATTGCTCGCCTCTGTGGGCAGTTTTGGTCGCACCGTGCTTGCCTCAGGCAGTGGCTATGTGGTGACTTGGCTTGATGGGCAATGGGCTATCTTCTTTGTGATCACCGCGTTGATGGTGCTTCCTAGTCTGATGTTGCTATTTTATATGCGCGCGCACTTTAACAAACTCGCAACAGTTTAA
- a CDS encoding outer membrane protein OmpK — translation MRKSLIALGVLAASAAVPAQADYLYGFANTYVDYLNWKQGTEEINRDSHITLGIEGGAGFDWGEIYGFYEYEKLNMGSDSRSQAAKVTAHYKLIDDFTLYGQIYDLNDNKFGDEQNRVIGFGYTGLVGEGWWFKPFIGYHDMSWNGNNSQSNGDNGGMLGWVGGYSFNLGEHNFLVTNWNEIEFARNAGYANAQGGKTGLNGGLSISYDITDRVYTSFTYRYFDNKLGVDGYGDALIYRIGIHL, via the coding sequence ATGCGTAAGTCTCTTATCGCTCTGGGCGTTCTTGCTGCTTCTGCTGCTGTACCAGCACAAGCTGATTATCTCTATGGTTTTGCCAATACATACGTCGATTACCTCAACTGGAAACAAGGTACTGAAGAGATCAACCGTGACTCTCACATTACCCTAGGTATTGAAGGTGGTGCAGGCTTTGATTGGGGTGAAATCTACGGCTTCTACGAATACGAAAAATTGAACATGGGTTCAGACTCTCGTAGCCAAGCAGCAAAAGTCACCGCACACTACAAGTTGATTGATGACTTTACGCTTTATGGTCAAATCTATGATTTGAACGATAACAAATTTGGTGATGAGCAAAACCGTGTAATCGGTTTTGGTTACACCGGTCTTGTGGGTGAAGGTTGGTGGTTCAAGCCATTTATCGGTTACCACGATATGTCTTGGAATGGTAACAACAGCCAATCAAATGGCGACAACGGCGGTATGTTAGGCTGGGTTGGTGGCTATAGCTTCAACCTTGGCGAACACAACTTCCTTGTGACAAACTGGAACGAAATCGAGTTTGCACGTAACGCTGGTTATGCCAATGCGCAAGGCGGTAAAACAGGTCTGAACGGTGGTTTGAGCATCTCTTACGATATCACCGATCGCGTGTACACCTCGTTCACTTACCGTTACTTCGACAACAAACTGGGCGTTGATGGCTACGGCGATGCACTAATCTACCGCATCGGTATTCACCTATAA
- a CDS encoding YajG family lipoprotein, whose product MKIKLLAAAALLTLTGCATPVETQLTLAPKAVPSSIVAPSGSEINITSRDLRSAQFVAIVDSGRDRVKPVQSQQNLRVLLEDVITDQLRAQGYTADISSPVSLRIDIMEAMTRVNDSAVNHGIDTKVQLQLVVEAPYGRLVKRYSGHATDEGVMSASIQDMENSMNQVIEAILADIAADDQLHDYLQGKI is encoded by the coding sequence ATGAAGATCAAATTATTGGCTGCAGCCGCTCTTCTCACTTTAACTGGTTGTGCTACGCCAGTCGAAACACAACTAACGCTCGCTCCCAAAGCCGTGCCTTCAAGCATTGTGGCACCAAGCGGCAGCGAGATTAATATCACTAGCCGCGATCTTCGTTCTGCTCAGTTTGTTGCCATCGTTGACTCAGGTCGTGACCGCGTGAAACCGGTACAATCTCAGCAAAATTTACGTGTCCTGCTTGAAGATGTGATTACTGATCAGCTTCGCGCGCAAGGTTACACCGCAGATATCTCAAGCCCTGTATCTCTTCGCATCGATATCATGGAAGCGATGACCCGTGTCAATGACAGCGCTGTCAATCATGGCATTGACACCAAAGTGCAACTGCAGCTTGTGGTTGAAGCACCCTATGGACGCTTAGTAAAACGCTATTCAGGCCATGCCACCGATGAAGGTGTGATGAGTGCCAGCATTCAAGATATGGAAAATTCAATGAATCAAGTGATTGAAGCCATTCTTGCTGATATTGCCGCCGATGATCAGCTACATGATTATCTGCAAGGTAAGATCTAA
- a CDS encoding BolA family protein, translating into MSILPIIESKVREALSPTHLELRNESHLHRGPRDAETHFKLIVVSEHFDGMRLIQRHRLIHELLKNEMVHPIHALAISAYTNAEWLERAQQAPQTPNCRGGDLANT; encoded by the coding sequence ATGTCGATTCTGCCGATCATTGAAAGCAAAGTGAGAGAGGCGCTCTCACCAACACATTTAGAGTTGCGAAATGAAAGCCATCTTCATCGCGGTCCACGTGATGCGGAAACGCATTTTAAACTGATTGTGGTCAGTGAACACTTTGATGGCATGCGTTTAATTCAGCGCCATCGTTTGATTCATGAGCTTCTCAAAAATGAGATGGTTCACCCTATTCATGCCCTCGCTATCAGCGCGTATACTAATGCGGAATGGTTAGAAAGAGCGCAGCAAGCGCCACAGACACCCAATTGTCGCGGTGGTGATCTCGCCAATACATAG
- a CDS encoding Na(+)-translocating NADH-quinone reductase subunit A — MITIKKGLDIPITGAPAQVIDDGHAIKHVALLGEEYVGMRPTMLVREGDVVKKGQVLFTDKKNPGVMFTAPAAGKVVAINRGAKRVLQSVVIEINGDDRVSFSQFQASELPQLDRQVIVDQLVQSGMWTALRTRPFSKVPAIDATPDAIFVTAMDSNPLAANPEVIINEQADAFKAGLQIVARLTEGKVFVCKKGASLPRIDAANVEEHVFDGPHPAGLVGTHIHFLRPVDGSRSVWHLNYQDVIAFGQLFLTGELYTDRVVALGGPVVSKPRLLRTQIGACLTELTDKEILPGEVRVISGSVLSGTEADEAHNYLGRYHTQVSVLHEGREKEFLGWIAPGKEKFSVTRAFISQFFKGKTFAVTTSTNGSERAMVPIGNYEKVMPLDLEPTLLLRDIISGDCDSAVRLGVLELDEEDLGLCTYVCPGKYDFGPLLRDCLTTIEKEG, encoded by the coding sequence ATGATTACAATTAAAAAGGGTCTGGATATCCCCATTACGGGAGCTCCAGCACAGGTAATAGATGATGGTCATGCCATCAAACACGTTGCCTTGCTTGGCGAAGAGTATGTTGGAATGCGTCCTACCATGCTTGTGCGTGAGGGCGATGTCGTGAAAAAAGGCCAAGTTCTTTTTACTGATAAAAAGAACCCTGGTGTGATGTTCACGGCGCCAGCTGCCGGTAAAGTGGTTGCTATCAACCGCGGCGCCAAGCGGGTACTTCAATCGGTTGTTATCGAAATCAACGGTGATGATCGAGTTTCATTTAGCCAATTCCAAGCCAGTGAACTGCCACAACTCGACCGCCAAGTGATCGTAGATCAATTGGTTCAGTCTGGTATGTGGACAGCTTTACGTACTCGTCCGTTTAGCAAGGTTCCAGCGATTGATGCAACGCCAGATGCCATTTTTGTGACTGCGATGGATAGCAATCCATTAGCAGCAAATCCAGAAGTGATCATCAACGAGCAAGCGGATGCATTTAAAGCTGGTTTACAAATCGTGGCACGCCTGACTGAAGGCAAAGTGTTCGTTTGTAAAAAAGGCGCAAGCCTACCGCGCATTGATGCGGCCAATGTTGAAGAGCATGTCTTTGACGGCCCACATCCAGCCGGTCTTGTGGGTACTCACATTCACTTCTTACGTCCTGTTGACGGCTCACGCAGTGTATGGCATTTGAACTATCAAGATGTGATCGCTTTCGGTCAGTTGTTCTTGACTGGTGAGCTTTACACCGATCGCGTGGTTGCATTAGGCGGCCCCGTTGTGAGCAAGCCTCGTCTGCTGCGCACGCAAATCGGTGCGTGTTTGACTGAGCTGACTGACAAAGAGATTCTTCCTGGTGAAGTTCGTGTTATCTCTGGCTCTGTGCTCAGTGGCACTGAAGCGGATGAAGCGCATAACTATCTTGGACGTTACCATACGCAGGTTTCTGTGCTTCATGAGGGTCGTGAAAAAGAGTTCTTGGGTTGGATTGCACCAGGCAAAGAGAAATTCTCTGTGACTCGTGCGTTTATCAGCCAGTTCTTCAAAGGTAAAACCTTTGCTGTGACCACTTCAACCAATGGTAGCGAACGCGCCATGGTGCCAATCGGTAACTACGAAAAAGTAATGCCACTTGATCTTGAGCCAACACTGCTGCTTCGTGACATCATCTCGGGGGACTGTGATAGTGCTGTTCGTCTTGGTGTATTAGAGCTAGACGAAGAAGATTTGGGGCTATGTACCTATGTGTGCCCAGGTAAATATGACTTTGGCCCGCTGTTACGTGATTGCCTGACGACCATTGAGAAGGAAGGTTAA
- a CDS encoding peptidylprolyl isomerase — protein sequence MRILTFLMLAFASINFSAQAANPQVAVKTNYGDFTLELYPEQAPKTVGNFLSYVEDGSYVGTQFHRLIPNFVIQGGGFDVNMQARAHQIPVPNESQNGLSNERGTIAMARTADPDSATRQFYINLANNSNLDPQGYRPGYTVFGKVITGFSNIEKMAKVPTTNLGRMQNVPMQPIIITDIQLIQP from the coding sequence ATGCGTATTCTGACCTTTTTGATGCTGGCCTTTGCCAGCATCAATTTTTCAGCGCAAGCTGCCAATCCACAGGTAGCCGTGAAAACCAACTATGGTGATTTCACATTGGAGCTTTATCCCGAGCAAGCACCGAAAACCGTGGGTAATTTTCTATCCTATGTTGAAGATGGCAGCTACGTCGGTACCCAATTTCACCGTCTGATTCCAAACTTTGTGATTCAAGGTGGCGGCTTTGATGTCAACATGCAAGCGCGCGCGCACCAAATTCCTGTCCCCAATGAATCACAAAATGGCCTAAGCAACGAGCGCGGTACCATCGCCATGGCGCGCACCGCTGATCCTGATTCTGCGACTCGCCAGTTCTATATTAACTTGGCCAATAACAGCAATTTGGATCCCCAAGGCTATCGTCCGGGTTATACCGTATTTGGTAAAGTGATCACCGGATTTTCAAATATTGAAAAGATGGCAAAGGTGCCAACAACGAACCTTGGCCGCATGCAAAACGTGCCGATGCAGCCGATTATCATCACCGATATTCAATTGATCCAACCATAA